A segment of the Vicinamibacterales bacterium genome:
GGCGGCGATCTGCGTGGTCATCCACTTCGCGCTGAAGGTGAAAGTCTTCACCGGCGATCCCGTCGTCTATACGGCGCTGCTCGCGGTCCTACTTGGATTTCGCGTCCTCTGGTGGCTGCGAACCGCCCGGCGGCCCGCCTGACCGCTTGCCGTCCTTGAGCGCCTTGCGCAACAGGAACTCGATCTGGCCGTTCAGGCTGCGCAGATCGTCATCCGCCCAGCGCTGAACGGCGTCGAGGATGTCGCGATCGATCCGGAGGAGAAAGGGCTTGCGCTCGGCCACCGGCGCTTATTGATAGATCGTTCCGGCGTTGATGACCGGCTGGGTCGAGCGCTCGCCGCAGAGCACGACGAGCAGGTTGCTGACCATCGCCGCCTTCCGTTCGTTGTCCAGCGTGACGATCTCGCGCTGCGAGAGCATGTCGAGCGCCATCTCCACCATGCCGACGGCCCCTTCGACGATGCGCTGCCGCGCGGCGATGATCGCGCCGGCCTGCTGCCGCTGCAGCATCGAGGCGGCGATTTCCGGCGCGTACGCGAGATGGCTGATCCGTGCTTCGATGACCTGCACGCCGGCGCGCGCCAGGCGGTCCTGGATCTCCTTCTTGAGGTGCTCGGCGACGCTGGCGGTGTGTCCGCGCAGCGAGATCCGCTCGTCGTCGTGCGAGTCGTAGGTGTAGCTGGTGGCGAGATTGCGCAGCGCCGCCTCGCTCTGCACCTTGACGTAGTTGTTGTAGTCGTCCACTTCGAACACCGCCTCGGCGCTGTCGACGACCTGCCAGACGACGACCGCCGCGATCTCGATCGGATTGCCCTCGTTGTCGTTGACCTTGAGCCGCGAGCTCTCGAAGTTGCGCACGCGCATGGAGACGCGCTTCTTGGTGAGGAACGGATTGGCCCAGCGCAGCCCGGGCCGCCGCGCCGTGCCGGCGTAGTCGCCGAACAGCTGCAGCACGCGCGCCTCGTTCGGATTGACCACGAACAGGCCGGCCATGAGCCCGGCGAGCACCACCAGGGCGGCGACGTCGCCGAGCACCAGCGTGCCGCTGTCCTCGCGGACGCCGGCGACCAGGCCGTAGATGGCGAGCGCGGACAAGACCAGCAGGATCAGCAGCACCGGGACGCCGGGCATCCCTTCGTATTGACGTTCGCGAATCATGATCGCGGCCCTCCTCGATGTCAAAGTGATATCACGTTGAAATCTACCCCGTCAATACGGCGGCGGCAGGGGCGCCGGTTCCGGCGGCGGGAAAAACCCTCAGACCGCAGGCCGCGTGGCGTCGCGGCTCGACAGTTTTGAGATCGCGTGGCCCATCCGGGCCGGCGCGCGCCCGTTCACCCCCGGAAAGTGCCACTTCACTGGAATGTC
Coding sequences within it:
- a CDS encoding SPFH domain-containing protein, which codes for MIRERQYEGMPGVPVLLILLVLSALAIYGLVAGVREDSGTLVLGDVAALVVLAGLMAGLFVVNPNEARVLQLFGDYAGTARRPGLRWANPFLTKKRVSMRVRNFESSRLKVNDNEGNPIEIAAVVVWQVVDSAEAVFEVDDYNNYVKVQSEAALRNLATSYTYDSHDDERISLRGHTASVAEHLKKEIQDRLARAGVQVIEARISHLAYAPEIAASMLQRQQAGAIIAARQRIVEGAVGMVEMALDMLSQREIVTLDNERKAAMVSNLLVVLCGERSTQPVINAGTIYQ